A stretch of the Inquilinus sp. Marseille-Q2685 genome encodes the following:
- a CDS encoding YggT family protein: MIVIDPIFRIIDIVLQMYVWVVIGAAILSWLVAFNVVNTRNQVVYQIGNALYRLTEPALRPIRRVLPNLGGIDISPVVLLLIIYFLQMVLANIRYSLLA; encoded by the coding sequence ATGATCGTCATCGACCCAATCTTCCGCATCATCGACATCGTGCTGCAGATGTATGTCTGGGTGGTGATCGGCGCCGCCATCCTCAGCTGGCTGGTCGCCTTCAACGTCGTCAACACCCGCAACCAGGTGGTCTACCAGATCGGCAACGCCCTCTACCGGCTGACCGAGCCGGCGCTGCGGCCGATTCGCCGGGTCCTGCCGAATCTCGGCGGCATCGACATCTCGCCGGTGGTGCTGCTGCTGATCATCTATTTCCTGCAGATGGTGCTGGCGAACATCCGCTACAGCCTGCTGGCGTGA
- a CDS encoding ribonuclease D, translating to MIAIDTETMGLNPVRDRLCLVQLSAGNGDVHLVQFRRGVYDAPNLKALLADPARLKLFHFARFDIAALQAYLGVVTAPVYCTKIASRLVRTFTDRHGLKDLCRDLLGVELSKQQQSSDWGSDQLTPEQLRYAASDVLYLHALKAKLDEMLRREGREALAQACFGFLPARAALDLGGWADLDIFAH from the coding sequence ATGATCGCCATCGACACCGAGACCATGGGCCTGAACCCGGTGCGCGACCGGCTGTGCCTGGTCCAGCTCAGCGCCGGCAACGGCGACGTCCATCTCGTCCAGTTCCGCCGCGGCGTCTACGACGCGCCCAACCTCAAGGCGCTGCTGGCCGACCCGGCCCGGCTGAAGCTGTTCCATTTCGCCCGCTTCGACATCGCCGCGCTGCAGGCCTATCTCGGCGTCGTCACCGCGCCGGTCTACTGCACCAAGATCGCGTCCCGGCTGGTGCGCACCTTCACCGACCGGCACGGGCTGAAGGATCTGTGCCGCGACCTGCTCGGCGTCGAGCTGTCGAAGCAGCAGCAGAGTTCCGACTGGGGCAGCGACCAATTGACGCCCGAGCAGCTGCGCTATGCCGCCAGCGACGTCCTGTATCTGCACGCGCTGAAGGCGAAGCTGGACGAGATGCTGCGGCGCGAAGGGCGCGAGGCGCTGGCGCAGGCCTGCTTCGGCTTCCTGCCGGCGCGGGCGGCGCTCGACCTCGGCGGCTGGGCGGATCTGGATATCTTCGCCCACTAG
- a CDS encoding SIS domain-containing protein has product MVATAGIEAGRKALLVERDALDRLAESLDASFDRAIDTILGAEGRVVVSGIGKSGHVARKIAATLASTGTAALFVHPAEASHGDLGMIHRQDVVLALSNSGNTAELADVIAYTRRFAIPLIGMTSRSPSNLADQCDTVLLLPPAPEACPTGLAPTTSTTMMMALGDALAVALMHRRGFSSDDFRVFHPGGSLGSRLIRVQDIMHAEAELPLVTPQTRMDEAIIEMSRVGFGCVGVTDADRRLVGVITDGDLRRHMSAGLLGRTAGEVMTPGPRTIRPAALAAEALGLMNRYKVTSLFVTLEDRPVGILRVHDCLRAGLS; this is encoded by the coding sequence ATGGTGGCAACTGCAGGGATCGAGGCCGGCCGCAAGGCGCTGCTGGTGGAGCGCGACGCGCTCGACCGCCTCGCCGAATCGCTCGACGCCAGCTTCGACCGCGCCATCGACACCATCCTCGGCGCCGAAGGCCGGGTGGTGGTCAGCGGCATCGGCAAGAGCGGCCATGTCGCCCGCAAGATCGCGGCGACCCTGGCCTCGACCGGCACCGCGGCGCTGTTCGTCCACCCGGCCGAGGCCAGCCACGGCGATCTCGGCATGATCCACCGTCAGGACGTGGTGCTGGCGCTGTCCAACTCCGGCAACACCGCCGAGCTGGCGGACGTCATCGCCTATACCCGCCGCTTCGCCATCCCGCTGATCGGCATGACCAGCCGGTCGCCGTCGAATCTCGCCGACCAGTGCGACACCGTGCTGCTGCTGCCGCCGGCGCCGGAGGCATGCCCGACCGGGCTGGCGCCGACCACCTCGACCACCATGATGATGGCGCTGGGCGACGCCCTGGCGGTGGCGCTGATGCATCGCCGCGGCTTCTCCTCCGACGATTTCCGGGTGTTCCACCCCGGCGGCTCGCTCGGCAGCAGGCTGATCCGGGTGCAGGACATCATGCATGCCGAGGCCGAGCTGCCGCTGGTCACCCCGCAGACGCGAATGGACGAGGCGATCATCGAGATGAGCCGGGTCGGCTTCGGCTGCGTCGGCGTGACCGACGCCGACCGCCGGCTGGTCGGCGTTATCACCGACGGCGACCTGCGCCGGCACATGAGCGCCGGCCTGCTCGGCCGGACCGCCGGCGAGGTGATGACCCCTGGGCCGCGCACCATCCGCCCGGCGGCGCTGGCGGCCGAGGCGCTGGGCCTGATGAACCGCTATAAGGTGACCAGCCTCTTCGTCACGTTGGAGGACCGGCCCGTGGGCATCCTCAGGGTGCATGACTGCCTGCGGGCAGGGCTGAGTTGA
- the lptC gene encoding LPS export ABC transporter periplasmic protein LptC yields the protein MVAAPQTPEPGRAGRSAGASGRRARLAAAGRAAGLSRSYSRMVGVLKYVLPAVGLVVVALIVLWPELHHSQVDISNPAERPAAAAGEIQNPRYSGIDEAARPYTVWATLAKQVQDEVFDLNRPKGEMKLPSGLLLTLDAQTGKLDRSSKSVHLSGNVTLRRSDGTTLVTDAADIDLADKGARSSTPVTAEGPFGTLSAGGFKVEQQGDVIIFTGPTKLLLKPGADKAFQGTPQ from the coding sequence GTGGTGGCCGCGCCGCAGACGCCGGAACCGGGCCGGGCGGGGCGCAGTGCGGGCGCCTCGGGCCGGCGCGCGCGCCTGGCCGCCGCCGGCCGTGCCGCCGGCCTCAGCCGCTCCTACAGCCGCATGGTCGGCGTGCTGAAATACGTGCTGCCGGCCGTCGGCCTGGTGGTCGTGGCGCTGATCGTGCTGTGGCCGGAGCTGCACCATTCCCAGGTCGACATCTCCAACCCCGCCGAGCGCCCGGCCGCCGCCGCGGGCGAGATCCAGAATCCGCGCTACAGCGGCATCGACGAGGCGGCGCGGCCCTACACCGTCTGGGCCACCCTGGCAAAGCAGGTGCAGGACGAGGTGTTCGACCTGAACCGCCCCAAGGGGGAGATGAAGCTGCCCAGCGGGCTGCTGCTCACCCTCGATGCCCAGACCGGCAAGCTGGACCGCAGCAGCAAATCGGTGCATCTCAGCGGCAACGTCACCCTGCGCCGCAGCGACGGCACCACTCTGGTCACCGACGCCGCGGACATCGACCTGGCCGACAAGGGCGCGCGCAGCAGCACGCCCGTGACGGCGGAAGGGCCTTTCGGTACGCTGTCGGCCGGGGGCTTCAAGGTCGAGCAGCAGGGCGACGTCATCATCTTCACCGGGCCGACCAAGCTGCTGCTCAAGCCCGGCGCCGACAAGGCCTTCCAGGGGACGCCGCAATGA
- a CDS encoding LptA/OstA family protein: MIRPLILAVLLAAVAVPAAAQQQLQLGGGKGEPSEIQADDALEWHQNEKTYIARGNAVYKRGDLTVKADVLTAYYRELPDKSTEIFRATAEGNVLITRGDTTSATGGKGVYELDAQTFTLTGGNLKFVNNDDVITATESMVYRQAEDVAIARGNATAVRAKEQKSLRADTLTGHFAPNEKGDKELSTVDADGNVKLTTATDVVTGRTGHYDVKSQFATITDDVRMTRGGNQLNGDYAEVDMASGVSKLLTRPGQGGRARALLVPDQNNNQGQPGLPGQPAPKK, from the coding sequence ATGATCCGCCCGCTGATTCTCGCCGTCCTGCTCGCGGCCGTGGCCGTCCCGGCCGCAGCGCAACAGCAGCTGCAGCTCGGCGGCGGCAAGGGCGAGCCGTCCGAGATCCAGGCCGACGACGCGCTGGAGTGGCACCAGAACGAGAAGACCTACATCGCCCGCGGCAACGCCGTGTACAAGCGCGGCGACCTGACGGTGAAGGCCGACGTCCTGACCGCCTACTACCGCGAGCTGCCGGACAAGAGCACGGAGATCTTCCGGGCCACGGCCGAGGGCAATGTGCTGATCACCCGCGGCGACACCACCAGCGCCACCGGCGGCAAGGGGGTCTACGAGCTCGACGCCCAGACCTTCACCCTGACCGGCGGCAACCTGAAATTCGTCAACAACGACGACGTGATCACCGCCACCGAAAGCATGGTGTACCGCCAGGCCGAGGACGTGGCGATCGCCCGCGGCAACGCCACGGCGGTCCGCGCCAAGGAGCAGAAGTCGCTGCGCGCCGACACGCTGACCGGCCATTTCGCCCCGAACGAGAAGGGCGACAAGGAGCTGTCGACGGTCGACGCCGACGGCAACGTCAAGCTGACCACGGCGACCGACGTGGTGACCGGCCGGACCGGTCATTACGACGTCAAGAGCCAGTTCGCGACCATCACCGACGACGTCCGCATGACCCGCGGCGGCAACCAGCTGAACGGCGACTATGCCGAGGTCGACATGGCCAGCGGCGTCAGCAAGCTGCTGACCCGGCCGGGCCAGGGCGGCCGCGCCCGGGCCCTGCTGGTGCCGGACCAGAACAACAACCAGGGCCAGCCTGGCTTGCCGGGCCAGCCGGCACCGAAGAAGTAG